A window of Corvus hawaiiensis isolate bCorHaw1 chromosome 17, bCorHaw1.pri.cur, whole genome shotgun sequence contains these coding sequences:
- the SLA2 gene encoding src-like-adapter 2, with the protein MGNLPSQEKSLSIPAASANTARPPLPTQAVPSGFQALALCDFPSSVGVAAVLRMGEQLRILSEDGEWWLVASEVSGKECHIPSSCVAKIRHRWLYEGVSRQQAEELLLRPGNHSGSFLIRESQTRQGCYSLSVRRGERAAWASVTHYRIHRLDNGWLYISPRLTFPSLHNLVDHYSEFSEGLCCRLSEPCSTEAPRAAPASTPPAVIKKPSLHWDKIESSLLFSETASPPEESPISQGLREAISSYLILSETDTPEPDPTRKGVKNS; encoded by the exons ATGGGGAATTTGCCCAGTCAGGAGAAGTCACTCAGCATCCCAGCAGCGTCTGCCAACACCGCACGACCTCCACTGCCCACACAGGCAG tcCCCAGTGGCTTCCAGGCCCTGGCCCTCTGTGACTTCCCCTCCAGCGTGGGGGTGGCTGCTGTCCTGAGGATGGGGGAGCAGCTCCGCATCCTCTCTGA GGATGGAGAGTGGTGGCTGGTGGCATCTGAGGTGTCTGGCAAGGAGTGTCACATCCCCAGCAGCTGTGTGGCCAAGATCAGGCACAG GTGGCTGTACGAGGGCGTCAGCcggcagcaggcagaggagctgctgctccgtCCAGGCAACCACAGTGGATCTTTTCTGATACGAGAGAGCCAGACCAGGCAAG gCTGCTATTCCCTGTCGGTGCGCCGTGGCGAGCGAGCTGCCTGGGCCTCGGTGACTCACTACCGCATCCACCGGCTGGACAACGGATGGCTTTACATCTCGCCCCGGCTCACCTTCCCCAGCCTGCACAACTTGGTGGACCACTACTCTG AGTTCAGCGAAGGCCTCTGCTGCCGCCTCAGCGAGCCCTGCTCCACGGAAGCACCAAGGGCGGCCCCAGCCTCCACACCACCGGCTGTCATCAAGAAGCCATCGCTCCACTGGGATAAGATTGAGAG CTCCCTCCTGTTCTCGGAGACCGCATCCCCACCGGAGGAGTCTCCCATCAGCCAGGGCCTGCGGGAAGCCATCAGCTCTTACCTGATCCTCTCAGAGACTGACACCCCTGAGCCAGACCCCACACGAAAGGGGGTGAAGAACAGCTGA